The following are encoded together in the Tepidiforma bonchosmolovskayae genome:
- a CDS encoding nucleoside hydrolase — protein MKRTKAIIDCDPGHDDAVAILLAARHFDLLGVTTVGGNAPVWRVTENALRVLELIGRPEVPVARGAAGPILGSLPRAGERVHGATGLDGAELPRGSNRVITKGAVEFLVETVMGNPGTVVIATGPLTNLALAMRVEPRLAKSIARLSIMGGSATWGNVTAAAEFNAWADPEAAHIVFSSGARITMCGLDLTRQAAVGPETIARFRAVGTHTAEVVADLLEHYRAAAERVYGTPAVPLHDPCAVAALAAPELFEVTPAHVAVELRGEETRGMTVVDRRFLGAEAAEQRRAAGAPEPNCRLATRVDAEGLFRLVEETLAACP, from the coding sequence ATGAAGCGGACGAAGGCGATTATCGACTGCGACCCCGGCCACGATGATGCGGTGGCCATCCTGCTGGCGGCGCGGCATTTCGACCTGCTGGGCGTTACGACGGTCGGCGGCAATGCACCCGTATGGCGGGTGACCGAGAATGCGCTGCGGGTGCTCGAACTCATCGGCCGGCCGGAGGTGCCGGTGGCGCGGGGGGCAGCCGGCCCGATTCTCGGGAGCCTGCCGCGGGCCGGCGAACGGGTGCACGGGGCGACGGGGCTCGACGGAGCGGAGCTGCCGCGCGGTTCGAACCGGGTTATCACGAAGGGCGCGGTTGAGTTCCTGGTCGAGACGGTCATGGGGAACCCGGGCACGGTCGTGATTGCGACGGGGCCGCTGACGAACCTTGCGCTGGCGATGCGGGTGGAGCCGCGGCTGGCGAAGAGCATCGCGCGGCTGAGCATCATGGGCGGGTCGGCGACGTGGGGGAATGTGACCGCCGCCGCGGAGTTCAACGCCTGGGCGGACCCGGAGGCTGCGCACATCGTGTTTTCATCGGGGGCGCGCATCACCATGTGCGGGCTCGACCTGACGCGGCAGGCGGCCGTTGGGCCGGAGACCATCGCCCGGTTCCGGGCTGTGGGGACGCACACGGCGGAGGTGGTTGCGGACCTGCTGGAGCACTACCGGGCGGCCGCGGAGCGGGTGTACGGGACGCCCGCGGTGCCGCTGCACGACCCGTGTGCGGTCGCGGCGCTGGCGGCGCCGGAGCTCTTCGAGGTAACACCGGCGCACGTGGCGGTGGAGCTGCGGGGGGAGGAGACGCGCGGGATGACGGTGGTCGACCGGCGATTCCTGGGGGCAGAAGCCGCGGAGCAGCGGCGGGCGGCCGGCGCACCGGAGCCGAACTGCCGCCTGGCGACCCGGGTTGATGCCGAGGGCCTGTTCCGGCTGGTCGAGGAGACGCTTGCGGCCTGCCCCTGA
- a CDS encoding MFS transporter, which yields MSLTGPRSQRTLVLALLCVASFAVVFNNLIITPILPEISEDFGVRVAVAGLLVTAYAVAGGIAAVFSGPFIDRLGRKPVVVAGMATLTVATAFSAAAPGFVPLLLARAMAGLGVACLTPAVFAAVGDYFSYEERGRAMSWVISANTSASIFGVPAGAVLSGVFSWRWTFVALAVLLVVFTWLLFRKLPADPPRRADGRAGSGMAAIPRVLRDLPTSAALFSNYLSTSYWFVFATYMGAYFHDEFGVAKWALGGLTMTMGLGVLLGSNAGGRLADRVGKRPVILWTSLTCAVFIALTTTAAVAMAVGLGFLFLFAVSGGARFASSQAIMTEMSPDDRGTVMALNAAGQQFGIVTGSVVGGLALEAGGYAALGPTAAVLALVSMAMYGLFVEERGPAGAGRGELAAE from the coding sequence GTGTCACTCACGGGGCCACGGTCACAACGGACGCTGGTGCTGGCGCTGTTGTGCGTGGCCTCGTTTGCTGTCGTCTTCAACAACCTGATCATCACGCCGATCCTGCCGGAGATTTCGGAGGACTTCGGGGTGCGGGTCGCCGTGGCGGGCCTGCTGGTGACGGCGTACGCGGTAGCCGGCGGGATTGCGGCGGTGTTCTCGGGGCCGTTCATCGACCGGCTGGGGCGGAAGCCGGTCGTCGTCGCGGGGATGGCCACGCTGACTGTGGCGACAGCGTTCTCGGCGGCCGCGCCGGGGTTCGTACCGCTGCTCCTTGCGCGGGCGATGGCCGGGCTGGGCGTGGCCTGCCTCACCCCGGCGGTGTTCGCTGCGGTGGGGGATTACTTTTCGTACGAGGAGCGGGGGCGGGCGATGTCGTGGGTGATTTCGGCGAACACGAGCGCAAGCATCTTCGGGGTGCCGGCGGGCGCGGTGCTGAGCGGCGTCTTTTCGTGGCGGTGGACGTTCGTGGCGCTGGCGGTCCTGCTGGTGGTGTTCACGTGGCTGCTCTTCCGGAAGCTGCCGGCGGATCCGCCGCGGCGCGCGGACGGCAGGGCGGGGAGCGGGATGGCGGCGATCCCGCGGGTGCTGCGCGACCTGCCGACGAGCGCGGCGCTGTTTTCGAACTACCTTTCGACGAGCTACTGGTTTGTGTTCGCGACGTACATGGGTGCCTACTTCCACGACGAATTCGGGGTGGCGAAGTGGGCACTGGGCGGGCTGACGATGACGATGGGGCTGGGGGTGCTGCTGGGCAGCAACGCGGGCGGGCGGCTGGCGGACCGGGTGGGGAAGCGGCCGGTCATCCTGTGGACCTCGCTGACCTGCGCGGTGTTCATTGCGCTCACGACGACCGCGGCGGTCGCGATGGCGGTAGGGCTCGGGTTCCTGTTCCTGTTTGCGGTCTCGGGCGGGGCGCGGTTCGCGAGTTCGCAGGCGATTATGACGGAGATGTCGCCGGATGACCGGGGGACGGTGATGGCGTTGAACGCGGCCGGCCAGCAGTTCGGGATTGTGACGGGGTCGGTGGTCGGCGGACTGGCGCTGGAGGCCGGCGGGTATGCGGCGCTGGGGCCGACGGCGGCGGTGCTGGCGCTCGTTTCGATGGCGATGTACGGGCTGTTCGTAGAGGAGCGGGGCCCGGCCGGGGCAGGGCGCGGCGAGCTGGCTGCGGAGTGA
- a CDS encoding Lrp/AsnC family transcriptional regulator, which produces MVKAFVLIVVDPAKTIEVYEKLRAVEGISEVYQVMGPYDIVAVVEVPSLTDVPAVISRHIRAIEGIESTTTCVTFPEAAGAR; this is translated from the coding sequence GTGGTCAAAGCCTTCGTCCTCATCGTTGTCGACCCCGCCAAAACCATCGAGGTCTACGAAAAGCTCCGCGCCGTCGAAGGCATCTCCGAGGTCTACCAGGTCATGGGCCCCTACGACATCGTCGCCGTCGTCGAGGTCCCCAGCCTCACGGATGTCCCCGCCGTCATCTCGCGCCACATCCGCGCAATCGAGGGCATCGAGAGCACCACGACCTGTGTCACCTTCCCCGAGGCGGCCGGCGCCCGCTGA
- a CDS encoding ABC transporter ATP-binding protein, giving the protein MNSAVTAQGIRRRYGERTALDGFSLEVPEGSVFGVLGPNGSGKSTFLALVAGAERPPEGSLTILGGPPTRSVRARIGTVFQENASDPLMTPLEYLLFAGRLFGVTGQAARERSAELLERFGLAGRAKDPISTLSGGMRRRLEVARALLHRPALLLLDEPTTGVDPEERKLLWETVLVERSGATVLLATNDLHEADAVCDLVAFVQAGRVVATGSPAELKRNLRKQTVRVELHSASSEVEAQIAELAGADNVTAANGELLITTDDAAALAARLFEAAGAAIRSLRIDEASLEDAYFQFVQRRKEAVR; this is encoded by the coding sequence GTGAATAGCGCGGTCACGGCGCAGGGCATCCGGCGGCGCTACGGTGAGCGGACCGCGCTGGACGGTTTTTCGCTCGAGGTCCCCGAGGGGAGCGTGTTCGGGGTGCTCGGCCCGAATGGAAGCGGCAAGAGCACCTTTCTCGCGCTGGTTGCCGGCGCTGAACGGCCGCCCGAGGGCTCGCTGACAATCCTCGGGGGACCGCCGACGCGCAGCGTCCGCGCCCGCATCGGAACCGTGTTCCAGGAGAACGCATCGGACCCGCTGATGACGCCGCTGGAGTACCTGCTCTTCGCCGGGCGGCTGTTCGGGGTGACCGGGCAGGCTGCGCGGGAGAGGTCGGCGGAGCTGCTGGAGCGATTTGGGCTTGCAGGGCGGGCGAAGGACCCGATTTCGACTCTCTCGGGCGGAATGCGGCGGCGCCTGGAGGTCGCGCGGGCGCTGCTCCACCGGCCTGCGCTGCTGCTGCTGGATGAGCCGACCACCGGGGTAGACCCGGAGGAGCGGAAACTGCTCTGGGAGACGGTGCTGGTAGAGCGGAGCGGGGCGACGGTGCTGCTGGCGACAAACGACCTCCACGAGGCCGACGCCGTCTGCGACCTGGTGGCGTTCGTCCAGGCGGGGCGGGTGGTGGCGACGGGCTCGCCGGCTGAACTGAAGCGGAACCTGCGGAAGCAGACGGTGCGGGTCGAGCTCCACAGCGCGAGCAGCGAGGTTGAGGCGCAGATTGCGGAGCTGGCCGGGGCCGACAACGTGACCGCGGCGAACGGCGAGCTGCTGATCACGACCGACGACGCGGCGGCGCTTGCCGCGCGCCTGTTCGAAGCGGCCGGCGCGGCGATCCGCAGTCTCCGCATCGACGAGGCGTCGCTCGAGGATGCGTATTTCCAGTTTGTGCAGCGACGCAAGGAGGCGGTGCGATGA
- a CDS encoding large ribosomal subunit protein bL35, with product MPKLKTHKGAAARFRVTGGGKIMRMYGSRNNFRRKKRTAVNALYSRTVEVAPSHTKIVRRLLAGQS from the coding sequence ATGCCCAAGCTCAAGACGCACAAAGGCGCCGCTGCACGCTTCCGCGTAACCGGCGGCGGCAAGATCATGCGGATGTACGGCAGCCGCAACAACTTCCGCCGTAAAAAGCGGACGGCCGTCAATGCGCTCTACAGCCGCACGGTCGAGGTCGCGCCGTCACACACGAAGATCGTCCGCCGGCTCCTCGCTGGCCAGAGCTGA
- a CDS encoding ABC transporter permease — MSQTASAAAGAAVRPAAPGGGAMNGARVAATIALRDLRAVARARSQLYSSVLTPLMLLVFLGNGVSKGLEPSRLPAGNFTAYLVAGTVVMTSVFSSTFSSASYYRDRDSGFLRLLLSAPHDPRTVLLGKSLAALLIGAVQAFLVLAVAAPFVDFGWQHGMAAGFGLALLTVVLLNLMLTGLAQALATRVQSMQGFHLIMNLALFPLLFFSGAFFPVDGLPAWMKVLAYVNPLTYAVDALQLATYATGSGGFIGYGVDFAVLAVLGAAVYALGFSRLPKLTWSGQ, encoded by the coding sequence ATGAGTCAGACAGCGTCAGCCGCGGCAGGAGCGGCGGTGCGCCCGGCGGCGCCGGGCGGGGGTGCGATGAACGGCGCCCGGGTGGCGGCAACGATTGCGCTCCGGGACCTGCGGGCGGTGGCGCGGGCGCGGTCGCAGCTGTACTCCTCGGTGCTGACGCCGCTGATGCTGCTGGTGTTCCTCGGCAACGGGGTATCGAAGGGGCTCGAGCCCTCGCGCCTGCCGGCGGGTAATTTCACCGCCTACCTGGTAGCCGGGACGGTGGTGATGACTTCGGTGTTCTCGTCGACGTTTTCGTCGGCCTCGTACTACCGGGACCGTGACAGCGGGTTTCTGCGGCTGCTGCTATCGGCCCCGCACGACCCGCGAACGGTGCTGCTCGGGAAATCGCTGGCGGCGCTGCTGATTGGTGCGGTCCAGGCGTTCCTGGTGCTGGCCGTCGCCGCGCCGTTCGTCGATTTCGGCTGGCAGCACGGGATGGCCGCAGGATTTGGGCTGGCACTGCTGACGGTGGTGCTGCTGAACCTGATGCTGACCGGGCTGGCGCAGGCGCTGGCGACCCGGGTGCAGTCGATGCAGGGGTTTCACCTGATCATGAACCTGGCGCTCTTTCCGCTGCTGTTTTTCTCGGGGGCGTTCTTCCCGGTCGATGGGCTGCCGGCCTGGATGAAGGTGCTGGCCTACGTGAACCCGCTGACGTACGCGGTTGATGCGCTGCAACTGGCCACGTATGCGACCGGGAGCGGGGGGTTCATCGGGTACGGCGTGGATTTTGCGGTGCTGGCCGTGCTTGGTGCGGCGGTGTATGCGCTGGGCTTCAGCCGGCTGCCGAAACTGACCTGGTCGGGGCAGTAG
- the infC gene encoding translation initiation factor IF-3, with protein MRRRPKVPPRPAPPEPRINERIRVPEVRLIDEEGRQIGIVKTSEALAMARQRDVDLVEVAAQASPPVARLMDFGRYKYEQSKKEREARKHQANVQLREVRMKPKIDDHDIDFKTRTAAKLLKEGDKVKVTVMFRGREITHPQIGKALLDRVVKSLEHIAVVEKEAMLEGRHMTVILAPDKKKLAALAKASAQKQAEASAADEEDEAVAAAAAAAPVVGDDDTDSDDDGDDAEEE; from the coding sequence TTGAGGAGACGACCTAAGGTTCCACCACGGCCGGCACCGCCGGAGCCCCGGATCAACGAGCGCATCCGCGTCCCCGAGGTCCGGCTCATCGACGAAGAAGGGCGCCAGATCGGCATCGTCAAGACATCCGAGGCGCTCGCCATGGCGCGGCAGCGCGACGTCGACCTCGTCGAGGTCGCGGCCCAGGCCAGCCCGCCTGTCGCGCGGCTCATGGATTTCGGCCGCTACAAGTACGAACAATCGAAAAAGGAGCGCGAGGCCCGCAAGCACCAGGCGAACGTCCAGCTGCGCGAGGTCCGCATGAAGCCGAAAATCGACGACCACGATATCGACTTCAAGACGCGGACCGCGGCCAAGCTCCTCAAAGAAGGGGACAAGGTGAAGGTCACGGTCATGTTCCGCGGCCGCGAAATCACCCACCCCCAGATCGGCAAGGCCCTCCTCGACCGGGTGGTGAAAAGCCTCGAGCACATCGCCGTCGTCGAGAAGGAAGCCATGCTCGAAGGCCGTCACATGACGGTCATCCTCGCCCCCGACAAGAAGAAGCTGGCCGCGCTGGCCAAGGCTTCCGCGCAAAAGCAGGCCGAGGCATCGGCCGCCGATGAGGAGGACGAGGCCGTCGCTGCCGCAGCCGCAGCAGCACCCGTCGTCGGCGACGACGACACAGACAGTGATGACGACGGCGACGACGCCGAAGAGGAGTAA
- the rplT gene encoding 50S ribosomal protein L20, protein MSRVKRGVTAHRRHKKVLALTKGHAGQRHRLFRRANESMLHALRYSYENRRDRKGDFRELWIVRINAAARLNGLSYSRFISGLKKAGIELDRKVLADLAVTRPDAFSQLAEKARAALAS, encoded by the coding sequence ATGAGCCGCGTCAAGCGGGGCGTCACCGCCCACCGCCGACACAAGAAAGTCCTCGCCCTCACGAAGGGCCACGCCGGCCAGCGCCACCGGCTCTTCCGCCGCGCCAACGAGAGCATGCTCCACGCGCTGCGCTACAGCTACGAAAACCGGCGCGACCGCAAGGGCGACTTCCGCGAACTCTGGATCGTCCGCATCAACGCAGCAGCCCGTCTCAACGGCCTCAGCTACAGCCGCTTCATCAGCGGACTCAAGAAGGCCGGCATCGAGCTCGACCGCAAGGTCCTCGCCGACCTCGCGGTCACCCGGCCCGACGCCTTCTCCCAGCTCGCTGAGAAGGCCCGGGCGGCACTCGCATCCTGA
- a CDS encoding YggT family protein: MNDTVASLFTLFLWLLILAVFLRSLLSWFPISQENEAARLLYRITEPLLEPVRRVLPRTGMIDFSGMVVIILLYVMIEVVRRAAGQ; encoded by the coding sequence ATGAACGACACTGTGGCGTCGCTGTTCACGCTGTTCCTGTGGCTGCTGATCCTGGCGGTGTTCCTGCGGTCGCTGCTGAGCTGGTTCCCCATCAGCCAGGAGAACGAGGCCGCGCGGCTGCTGTACCGGATCACAGAGCCGCTGCTGGAGCCGGTGCGCCGGGTGCTGCCGCGGACGGGGATGATCGATTTCTCGGGGATGGTGGTGATCATCCTGCTGTACGTGATGATTGAAGTCGTGCGGCGGGCGGCAGGGCAGTAG
- a CDS encoding YggT family protein: MNILTWAVIARSLLSWLPIDQASPLYQLLFRVTEPIIDPFRRVMPRAGMIDLSPMMAILALLVMQQLVAMLVVPA, encoded by the coding sequence TTGAACATCCTGACCTGGGCGGTCATCGCCAGGTCGCTGCTGAGCTGGCTGCCGATCGACCAGGCGAGCCCGCTCTACCAGCTGCTCTTCCGGGTGACCGAGCCGATCATCGACCCGTTCCGGCGGGTGATGCCGCGGGCGGGGATGATCGACCTCTCGCCGATGATGGCGATCCTCGCGCTGCTGGTGATGCAGCAACTGGTGGCGATGCTGGTCGTTCCGGCGTAA
- a CDS encoding UTP--glucose-1-phosphate uridylyltransferase: MVQPVTTAVILAAGLGTRMLPATKAVPKEMLPLVDRPLVDWCVDEAVAAGITRIVFVIAEGKESILEHFRAGARVETALRETGNQALADSLAAIAAKAEFHAVYQPKQLGIAHAVACAREFIEGRPFALLFPDDVILGRQSCTAQLVAAYEATGGTVIAVEQVADADVPQYGIVDPEGDGNPVRLRRVVEKPRLEEAPSRLGIVGRYVLSETILAHIDATPPGKNGELQITDAIARQIAASEPVSALRFEGRRYDTGRPLGYIVANVAAALARPDLAGPLRQRLAPLLQGEEPCAS; the protein is encoded by the coding sequence ATGGTGCAGCCGGTGACGACGGCGGTGATTCTCGCGGCGGGGCTGGGGACGCGCATGCTCCCGGCGACGAAGGCGGTGCCGAAGGAGATGCTGCCGCTGGTGGACCGGCCGCTGGTCGACTGGTGCGTCGACGAGGCGGTGGCGGCAGGGATCACGCGGATTGTGTTCGTTATTGCGGAGGGGAAGGAGTCGATCCTTGAGCACTTCCGCGCCGGCGCGCGGGTGGAGACGGCGCTGCGGGAGACAGGGAACCAGGCGCTCGCGGATTCGCTGGCGGCCATTGCGGCGAAGGCGGAGTTCCATGCGGTGTACCAGCCGAAGCAGCTGGGCATCGCGCATGCCGTGGCGTGCGCCCGGGAGTTCATCGAGGGGAGGCCGTTCGCCTTGCTCTTCCCCGATGACGTCATTCTCGGACGGCAGTCGTGCACGGCGCAGCTGGTGGCGGCCTACGAGGCCACGGGCGGCACGGTGATTGCCGTCGAGCAAGTGGCAGACGCGGACGTGCCGCAGTACGGCATCGTCGACCCTGAGGGCGACGGGAACCCGGTGCGGCTGCGGCGGGTCGTTGAGAAACCGCGGCTGGAGGAGGCGCCGTCGCGGCTGGGCATCGTGGGGCGATACGTGCTTTCGGAGACGATCCTCGCGCACATCGACGCGACGCCGCCGGGGAAGAACGGCGAGCTGCAGATCACCGATGCGATTGCGCGGCAGATTGCAGCGAGCGAGCCGGTTTCGGCGCTGCGGTTCGAGGGCCGGCGGTACGATACGGGACGGCCGCTGGGCTACATCGTCGCGAACGTGGCGGCAGCCCTCGCGCGGCCGGACCTCGCCGGGCCGCTGCGGCAGCGGCTGGCCCCGCTGCTGCAAGGGGAGGAGCCGTGCGCATCCTGA
- the mdh gene encoding malate dehydrogenase, protein MPRKKVTIVGAGMTGGAMAQRLIERDICDVVLQDDPQFAGTMHHGKALDESQAAPWEGFSTRIIATDGWEETAGSDVVVVTAGAPRKPGMSREELLNGNAEIVRSKVAAAAKASPNAVIIVFSNPMDAMCHVAMQASGFPRERVIGQGGALDSARYRYFIAAELGVSVNDVHGYVIGGHTDTTMVPVVSQTRVGGVPLTDLLPPERVQAIVARAMRGGAEIGELYKTGSAYFAPSAATIAMVEAILLDQRRLIPCSVYHQGEYGIRDVFSGTVCQLGEGGIQRTFELPLTDEERAKVIAAAEATKELLKLLN, encoded by the coding sequence ATGCCTCGGAAGAAGGTCACGATTGTCGGCGCCGGGATGACCGGCGGAGCGATGGCGCAGCGGCTGATCGAGCGCGACATCTGCGATGTGGTGCTGCAGGACGACCCGCAGTTTGCGGGCACGATGCACCACGGGAAGGCGCTGGATGAGTCGCAGGCGGCGCCGTGGGAGGGGTTTTCGACCCGGATCATTGCGACTGACGGCTGGGAGGAGACCGCAGGGAGCGACGTGGTGGTGGTGACGGCCGGCGCGCCGCGGAAGCCGGGCATGAGCCGGGAGGAGCTGCTGAACGGCAACGCGGAGATTGTGCGGTCGAAGGTGGCCGCGGCGGCGAAGGCCTCGCCGAACGCGGTGATCATCGTCTTCTCGAACCCGATGGACGCCATGTGCCACGTGGCGATGCAGGCGAGCGGTTTTCCGCGAGAGCGGGTCATCGGGCAGGGCGGCGCGCTGGACAGCGCCCGCTACCGGTACTTCATTGCGGCCGAGCTCGGCGTTTCGGTGAACGACGTCCACGGGTATGTGATCGGCGGGCACACGGACACGACGATGGTGCCGGTGGTTTCGCAGACGCGGGTGGGCGGGGTGCCGCTGACGGACCTCCTGCCGCCGGAGAGGGTGCAGGCGATCGTGGCACGGGCGATGCGCGGGGGCGCCGAGATCGGCGAGCTGTACAAGACGGGGTCGGCGTACTTCGCGCCCTCGGCGGCGACGATTGCGATGGTGGAGGCGATCCTGCTCGACCAGCGGCGGCTGATCCCTTGCTCGGTGTACCACCAGGGCGAGTACGGCATCCGCGACGTGTTCAGCGGGACGGTGTGCCAGCTGGGCGAAGGCGGCATCCAGCGGACGTTCGAGCTGCCGCTGACGGACGAAGAGCGGGCAAAGGTTATTGCGGCGGCGGAAGCGACGAAGGAGCTGCTGAAGCTGCTGAACTGA
- a CDS encoding NuoI/complex I 23 kDa subunit family protein, translating into MAYGKGIAKGMSLTLRNMFRPPATIQYPEEVRKVPVYARTNLLWFEERCTGCSTCAQACPDGCILVATSQDAEGRRNIDRYEIDFRICMYCGLCTEACPYEAIQPGGPLDDAVYNFEEMYRDKHALTRVAQEFLKRNNNTYPNGMKAPDPDADFHRL; encoded by the coding sequence ATGGCATATGGCAAGGGCATCGCGAAGGGGATGAGCCTGACGCTGCGGAATATGTTCAGGCCGCCGGCGACGATCCAGTACCCGGAGGAGGTCCGCAAGGTCCCGGTTTACGCACGGACGAACTTGCTCTGGTTCGAGGAGCGGTGCACCGGCTGTTCGACGTGTGCGCAGGCGTGCCCGGACGGCTGCATCCTGGTGGCGACGAGCCAGGACGCGGAAGGCCGGCGGAACATCGACCGGTACGAGATCGACTTCCGGATCTGCATGTACTGCGGGCTGTGCACGGAGGCGTGCCCGTACGAGGCGATCCAGCCGGGCGGCCCGCTCGACGACGCGGTATATAACTTCGAGGAGATGTACCGCGACAAACACGCGCTGACGCGGGTTGCGCAGGAATTCCTGAAGCGGAACAACAACACGTATCCGAACGGCATGAAGGCGCCGGACCCCGACGCCGACTTCCACCGCCTGTAG
- the lepA gene encoding translation elongation factor 4 — translation MVDKSHIRNFCIIAHIDHGKSTLADRLLERTGTISEREMAEQVLDSMDLEREKGITIKAAAARMLYRASDGQEYELNLIDTPGHVDFAYEVSRSLAACEGALLVVDASQGIEAQTLANVYLAMNQDLALIPVLNKIDLPHAEPERVAAELERVIGFSRDEIILASAKEGIGVDEILEAIVARIPPPSGNPNAPLKALIFDSKYDAYKGVVAHVRVVDGEMHGRRNLKLMSTGAVFEPLEFGIFSPGMRPLEGLAAGEVGYVATGLKDVAECRVGDTITWADEPAPEPLPGYRRAKPMVFAGIYPTDSDQYQELRDALAKLVLNDASLVYEPESSVALGFGFRCGFLGLLHLEIVVERLEREYGLSLLTTAPSVEYRVQTTSGEEIIVDNPADLPDPSRIAVISEPWAKIDVITPSRYIGQVMDLVTSRRGQFLRMEFLEAENELAPGEARVLLEYDVPMAEVLVDFYDQLKSSTSGYASLDYQVKEYRPARLVKVDILVNGVPVDALSVITHASNAEKVGRTLVTKLKDLIPRQLFEVPIQAAVGGKIIARETIRAMRKNVLAKCYGGDVTRKRKLLEKQAEGKKKMKRVGSVEIPQEAFMAVLRLRE, via the coding sequence ATCGTGGACAAGTCCCACATCCGCAACTTCTGCATCATCGCCCACATCGACCACGGCAAGTCGACCCTCGCCGACCGGCTCCTCGAACGCACCGGCACCATCTCCGAGCGCGAAATGGCCGAACAGGTCCTCGACTCCATGGACCTCGAGCGCGAAAAGGGCATCACCATCAAAGCCGCCGCCGCCCGCATGCTCTACCGCGCCTCCGATGGGCAGGAGTACGAACTCAACCTGATCGATACCCCCGGCCATGTCGACTTCGCCTACGAGGTCTCCCGCTCCCTCGCTGCCTGCGAAGGCGCCCTCCTCGTCGTCGATGCCTCGCAGGGCATCGAGGCCCAGACGCTCGCCAATGTCTACCTCGCGATGAACCAGGACCTGGCCCTGATCCCGGTCCTTAACAAGATCGACCTCCCCCACGCCGAGCCCGAACGCGTTGCCGCCGAGCTCGAGCGCGTCATCGGCTTCTCCCGCGACGAAATCATCCTCGCCAGCGCCAAGGAAGGCATCGGCGTCGACGAAATCCTCGAGGCCATCGTCGCCCGCATCCCGCCGCCCTCCGGCAACCCCAACGCCCCCCTCAAGGCGCTCATCTTCGATTCAAAATACGACGCCTACAAAGGCGTCGTTGCCCACGTCCGCGTCGTCGACGGCGAGATGCACGGCCGGCGCAACCTGAAGCTCATGTCCACCGGCGCCGTCTTCGAGCCGCTCGAGTTCGGCATCTTCAGCCCCGGCATGCGCCCGCTCGAAGGCCTCGCCGCCGGCGAAGTCGGCTACGTCGCCACCGGCCTCAAGGACGTTGCCGAGTGCCGCGTCGGCGACACCATCACCTGGGCCGATGAGCCCGCCCCGGAGCCGCTTCCCGGCTACCGCCGCGCCAAGCCCATGGTCTTCGCCGGCATCTACCCCACCGATTCCGACCAGTACCAGGAGCTCCGCGACGCGCTCGCCAAGCTCGTCCTCAACGATGCCTCCCTCGTCTACGAACCCGAATCCTCCGTCGCCCTCGGATTCGGCTTCCGCTGCGGCTTCCTCGGCCTCCTCCACCTCGAAATCGTCGTCGAACGGCTCGAGCGCGAGTACGGCCTCTCCCTCCTGACCACCGCGCCCTCCGTCGAGTACCGCGTCCAGACGACCTCCGGCGAGGAGATCATCGTCGATAACCCCGCCGACCTCCCCGACCCCTCCCGCATCGCCGTCATCTCCGAGCCCTGGGCCAAGATCGATGTCATCACGCCCAGCCGCTACATCGGCCAGGTCATGGACCTCGTCACCAGCCGGCGCGGCCAGTTCCTCCGCATGGAGTTCCTCGAAGCGGAGAACGAACTCGCCCCGGGCGAGGCCCGCGTCCTCCTCGAGTACGACGTCCCCATGGCCGAAGTCCTCGTCGACTTCTACGACCAGCTGAAGAGCTCGACCTCGGGCTACGCCAGCCTCGATTACCAGGTCAAGGAGTACCGGCCTGCCCGGCTCGTCAAGGTCGACATCCTCGTCAACGGCGTCCCGGTCGATGCCCTCTCCGTCATCACCCACGCCAGCAATGCCGAGAAGGTTGGCCGCACGCTCGTCACCAAACTGAAGGACCTCATCCCGCGACAGCTCTTCGAGGTCCCCATCCAGGCTGCCGTCGGCGGCAAGATCATCGCCCGCGAAACCATCCGCGCCATGCGCAAGAACGTCCTCGCCAAGTGCTACGGCGGCGACGTCACCCGCAAGCGGAAGCTGCTCGAGAAACAGGCCGAGGGCAAAAAGAAAATGAAGCGTGTCGGCAGCGTTGAAATTCCCCAGGAAGCCTTCATGGCCGTCCTTCGCCTCCGCGAATAG